The Numida meleagris isolate 19003 breed g44 Domestic line chromosome 20, NumMel1.0, whole genome shotgun sequence genome has a window encoding:
- the PDPN gene encoding podoplanin isoform X1, whose protein sequence is MFIKVPFFIFILGSVPLVALAEEASAVLEGEESATIDFKDRNDTEFEELPTLLPTRLQSVTNLLQFGRLMTTESAFDLPEENDNSTYYEVNTESVDGGLGGEQTEKTEKGGLETIALVGIIVGIIVAVGILAGIIIAVVRKMSGPESSHTK, encoded by the exons ATGTTTATTAAAGTTCCCTTCTTCATCTTCATTCTAGGGAGCGTGCCCCTGGTAGCACTTGCTGAAGAAG CAAGTGCCGTTCtagaaggagaagaaagtgcAACGATCGacttcaaagacagaaatgataCAGAGTTTGAGGAATTACCCACGCTG CTGCCCACAAGACTACAGAGTGTAACGAATCTCCTGCAGTTTGGAAGACTAATGACCACAGAAAGTGCATTTGACCTGCCTGAAGAAAACGACAATTCTACTTACTATGAAGTTAACACTGAAAGCGttgatg GTGGACTGGGTGGGGAACagacagagaaaactgaaaaag gtgGTCTGGAAACAATTGCACTCGTTGGAATAATTGTTGGAATCATAGTAGCTGTTGGAATCCTGGCTGGAATCATAATCGCTGTTGTAAGGAAGATGTCAG GCCCTGAAAGCAGTCACACCAAGTAA
- the PDPN gene encoding podoplanin isoform X2: MFIKVPFFIFILGSVPLVALAEEASAVLEGEESATIDFKDRNDTEFEELPTLLPTRLQSVTNLLQFGRLMTTESAFDLPEENDNSTYYEVNTESVDGGLGGEQTEKTEKGGLETIALVGIIVGIIVAVGILAGIIIAVVRKMSGRYSP; encoded by the exons ATGTTTATTAAAGTTCCCTTCTTCATCTTCATTCTAGGGAGCGTGCCCCTGGTAGCACTTGCTGAAGAAG CAAGTGCCGTTCtagaaggagaagaaagtgcAACGATCGacttcaaagacagaaatgataCAGAGTTTGAGGAATTACCCACGCTG CTGCCCACAAGACTACAGAGTGTAACGAATCTCCTGCAGTTTGGAAGACTAATGACCACAGAAAGTGCATTTGACCTGCCTGAAGAAAACGACAATTCTACTTACTATGAAGTTAACACTGAAAGCGttgatg GTGGACTGGGTGGGGAACagacagagaaaactgaaaaag gtgGTCTGGAAACAATTGCACTCGTTGGAATAATTGTTGGAATCATAGTAGCTGTTGGAATCCTGGCTGGAATCATAATCGCTGTTGTAAGGAAGATGTCAGGCAGGTACTC GCCCTGA
- the PDPN gene encoding podoplanin isoform X3 — protein sequence MFIKVPFFIFILGSVPLVALAEEASAVLEGEESATIDFKDRNDTEFEELPTLLPTRLQSVTNLLQFGRLMTTESAFDLPEENDNSTYYEVNTESVDGGLGGEQTEKTEKGGLETIALVGIIVGIIVAVGILAGIIIAVVRKMSGRP from the exons ATGTTTATTAAAGTTCCCTTCTTCATCTTCATTCTAGGGAGCGTGCCCCTGGTAGCACTTGCTGAAGAAG CAAGTGCCGTTCtagaaggagaagaaagtgcAACGATCGacttcaaagacagaaatgataCAGAGTTTGAGGAATTACCCACGCTG CTGCCCACAAGACTACAGAGTGTAACGAATCTCCTGCAGTTTGGAAGACTAATGACCACAGAAAGTGCATTTGACCTGCCTGAAGAAAACGACAATTCTACTTACTATGAAGTTAACACTGAAAGCGttgatg GTGGACTGGGTGGGGAACagacagagaaaactgaaaaag gtgGTCTGGAAACAATTGCACTCGTTGGAATAATTGTTGGAATCATAGTAGCTGTTGGAATCCTGGCTGGAATCATAATCGCTGTTGTAAGGAAGATGTCAGGCAG GCCCTGA